One window of the Candidatus Bathyarchaeota archaeon genome contains the following:
- a CDS encoding monomethylamine:corrinoid methyltransferase produces the protein MLKRISSGPIISEKEFNILVSKKLKEVVKEYDIKFDGETLVPSDDSLADDVYKAALDFYIEVGTYCMDTERVIKFSEEEIKEGLKNAPHKAFFGEGKEAKTFIPRKPESKDPPWCHVGAGIAVSNEEIHSKLVEGYASIPEADSISVPALAFIEGTPIREPPIEFYGALKMLASAKEALRRVGRPGLPILNLVSTAASQIAGIAASAAQFGLTPSNGWLVPTYPELKIGNNELCKIAYLLSWGANVGAEYSPLIGGYSGGPEGTAVVFVANCIQGILVLKSTYQLAWITNVIDRCSTTKDAIWALAVSGQAISRNISFPLIQFHYQAAGPATKMLLYEVAAGMIEIVASGQAIETAHPARAVEIDHVTPLEMKFSVEVARAAAGIKRTAANEIVKELLKKYENNIKNAPKGKRYQECFNLKTNKPSEEYLKIYNEVKKELKDIGIPFE, from the coding sequence GTGTTAAAACGTATTTCTTCAGGCCCAATAATTTCTGAAAAAGAGTTTAACATATTAGTGTCTAAGAAACTTAAGGAAGTTGTAAAAGAATATGATATAAAATTTGATGGCGAAACTTTAGTTCCTTCTGATGATAGCTTAGCTGATGATGTTTATAAAGCAGCTTTAGATTTTTACATTGAAGTCGGCACTTACTGTATGGATACTGAAAGAGTAATAAAATTTTCAGAAGAGGAAATAAAGGAAGGTCTAAAAAACGCTCCTCATAAAGCTTTTTTTGGGGAAGGAAAAGAAGCAAAAACTTTTATACCTAGAAAACCTGAAAGCAAAGATCCTCCATGGTGTCATGTAGGTGCCGGAATAGCTGTATCAAATGAAGAAATTCACTCAAAGTTAGTTGAGGGATACGCAAGTATTCCAGAAGCGGATTCTATAAGTGTTCCAGCATTAGCTTTTATAGAAGGGACTCCAATAAGAGAACCTCCAATAGAGTTTTATGGAGCTTTAAAAATGTTAGCTTCAGCTAAAGAAGCTTTAAGAAGAGTTGGGCGTCCAGGTTTACCAATTCTAAATTTAGTTTCTACAGCAGCTTCTCAAATAGCTGGAATAGCTGCTAGTGCTGCTCAATTTGGTTTAACACCTTCTAATGGATGGTTAGTCCCTACTTATCCAGAGTTAAAAATTGGAAACAATGAATTATGTAAAATAGCTTATTTACTTAGTTGGGGAGCAAATGTTGGCGCTGAATATTCGCCGTTAATAGGTGGTTACTCTGGTGGACCAGAGGGTACCGCAGTAGTATTTGTCGCTAATTGTATTCAAGGAATACTTGTTTTAAAATCTACTTATCAACTTGCTTGGATAACAAATGTTATTGATAGATGTTCAACAACTAAAGATGCTATATGGGCTTTAGCTGTAAGCGGTCAAGCAATAAGCAGAAATATATCTTTTCCACTTATTCAATTTCATTATCAAGCAGCCGGTCCAGCAACTAAAATGCTGCTTTATGAAGTTGCTGCAGGTATGATTGAAATAGTTGCTTCAGGTCAAGCTATAGAAACAGCACATCCAGCTAGAGCTGTAGAAATAGATCATGTAACACCATTAGAAATGAAATTCTCTGTAGAAGTAGCTCGTGCAGCAGCAGGAATAAAAAGAACAGCTGCAAATGAAATAGTTAAAGAGCTGTTAAAAAAATATGAAAATAATATTAAAAATGCTCCTAAAGGAAAAAGGTATCAAGAATGTTTTAACTTAAAGACGAATAAACCTAGCGAGGAATATTTGAAAATATATAATGAAGTAAAGAAAGAGCTTAAAGATATAGGTATTCCTTTTGAATAA
- a CDS encoding saccharopine dehydrogenase NADP-binding domain-containing protein, with protein MKVLVLGGAGTICSEAIKDLSFTSDFSEITIGEINVEKAKALASELNDNRISIIKVNAENIKELSSLMKNYDIIVNGLPFKYDEKVTEAAIAAKVNGLDVSGLQDLEKHDEEAKKAGVIYVPGVGATPGVTNLLAKYAANNLDQVYEIQISHAAYRCLAPSLGLLDTTLWEYDPAVKERCYYEDGRYIYVPPFSGEKIVEFPEPIGAQKTYYIPHPELKTLPKSIKGVRKIEVRGTWPPKVMQLIKALYDFGFYKDDEIKIKGCPMKRRDFLYSYIRGYLSQVPEAKETEIWGYSLNVEVTGVKNGRFMKLKFFTSHPPMDKWGGTSAYAKNVGIPLSIGTQMLAKLISKGTNLKGVLPPEQVFNPELFFTELAKRGIKVHMKIESEYTY; from the coding sequence TTGAAGGTTTTAGTTTTAGGTGGAGCTGGAACTATTTGTTCAGAAGCTATTAAAGATCTCAGCTTTACTAGCGACTTCTCTGAAATAACAATTGGAGAAATAAATGTTGAAAAAGCTAAAGCATTAGCTTCAGAATTGAATGATAATAGAATCTCAATAATTAAGGTAAATGCGGAAAATATAAAAGAATTATCAAGCCTAATGAAAAATTATGATATAATAGTTAATGGTTTACCATTTAAATATGATGAAAAAGTAACTGAAGCTGCTATAGCAGCTAAAGTAAATGGACTTGATGTAAGCGGATTACAAGATTTAGAAAAACATGATGAAGAAGCAAAAAAAGCTGGAGTAATATATGTTCCAGGTGTTGGAGCAACTCCAGGCGTTACAAATCTTCTCGCTAAATACGCAGCTAACAATTTAGATCAAGTTTATGAAATTCAAATCTCGCATGCAGCATATAGATGTTTAGCCCCATCTCTCGGTCTTTTAGATACAACATTATGGGAATATGATCCAGCAGTAAAAGAGAGATGTTATTATGAAGATGGTAGATATATATATGTGCCTCCATTTTCTGGAGAGAAAATAGTAGAATTTCCAGAACCGATTGGGGCTCAAAAAACTTATTATATACCTCATCCTGAACTTAAAACTTTACCTAAATCTATAAAAGGTGTAAGAAAAATTGAAGTTCGAGGAACATGGCCACCTAAAGTAATGCAGTTAATTAAAGCATTATATGACTTTGGTTTTTATAAAGATGATGAAATTAAAATTAAAGGTTGCCCAATGAAAAGAAGAGATTTTCTATATTCATATATTAGGGGATACTTAAGCCAAGTTCCAGAAGCAAAAGAAACTGAAATATGGGGATACTCTTTAAATGTAGAAGTAACTGGAGTTAAAAACGGGCGTTTTATGAAACTTAAATTTTTTACTTCCCATCCACCAATGGATAAATGGGGTGGAACATCAGCTTATGCAAAAAATGTTGGTATTCCCCTATCGATTGGAACTCAAATGCTAGCTAAACTTATTTCTAAAGGAACTAATTTAAAAGGCGTTCTTCCACCAGAACAAGTATTTAATCCAGAACTCTTCTTCACAGAATTAGCTAAAAGAGGAATAAAAGTGCATATGAAAATTGAAAGTGAATACACGTATTAA
- a CDS encoding ABC transporter substrate-binding protein — protein sequence MSEEKKEEKAVSRRKYLGAVGGLAVAAAIGWGLAGYLASKPPAAVKTITKTETITATATPTVPAYTLDKGPLSIYTALEEDEAAYYLKEGFYKDVPYFSEKNVTWLRQSTGEIVARIIAEKDNPQADVLWGTSADQFAQLVDMGLIEPYVSSEAKYYDDKFKDPNGYWVAATMWVDNISINTKVFEEQKLGDPPQTWEDLLDPKWKGKILAPNPNTSGTGFSWYVGMVSLLGEEGAINYCKKLDENVIEWTKSGGATCRRLGTGENAVSITGTYISWVYIKEGYPIKNIFPPEGCPWAAEATGLIKGAKNPNMAKAFIDWALGKHANELYREFRKEDCSTRKDLAPLPGLPRDIDQPLVEIDFYWAGKNKARLLEALNKAIPRLAG from the coding sequence ATGAGTGAAGAAAAAAAGGAAGAGAAGGCTGTTTCTAGGCGTAAGTATTTGGGGGCTGTTGGTGGTTTAGCTGTTGCTGCAGCTATAGGTTGGGGTTTAGCAGGATATTTAGCAAGCAAACCACCAGCAGCTGTAAAAACAATAACAAAAACAGAAACAATAACAGCAACAGCGACACCAACAGTTCCAGCATATACTTTAGATAAAGGACCGTTAAGCATATATACTGCACTTGAAGAGGATGAAGCTGCTTACTATTTGAAAGAGGGTTTCTATAAAGATGTGCCTTACTTTTCTGAAAAAAATGTCACTTGGTTGAGACAATCCACAGGAGAAATAGTTGCGAGAATTATTGCTGAAAAGGATAATCCTCAAGCAGATGTTTTATGGGGGACTTCAGCTGATCAATTTGCTCAATTAGTTGATATGGGTTTAATAGAGCCTTATGTTTCTTCAGAAGCAAAATACTACGATGATAAATTTAAAGATCCTAATGGCTATTGGGTTGCTGCCACAATGTGGGTTGATAATATAAGCATTAATACTAAAGTTTTTGAAGAGCAAAAGCTTGGTGATCCACCGCAAACATGGGAAGATCTTTTAGATCCGAAATGGAAGGGAAAAATTTTAGCTCCAAACCCAAACACTAGTGGAACAGGTTTCTCATGGTATGTTGGAATGGTTAGTCTTTTAGGTGAAGAGGGCGCAATAAACTACTGTAAGAAACTTGATGAAAATGTTATTGAGTGGACTAAATCTGGAGGCGCAACTTGTAGACGTTTAGGAACAGGAGAAAATGCTGTCAGCATTACAGGTACCTATATATCTTGGGTTTATATTAAGGAGGGTTATCCAATAAAAAATATCTTTCCACCAGAGGGTTGTCCATGGGCAGCTGAAGCGACAGGTTTAATTAAAGGAGCTAAAAACCCGAATATGGCTAAAGCATTTATTGATTGGGCCTTAGGAAAACATGCAAATGAGCTTTATAGAGAATTTAGGAAAGAAGATTGTTCAACAAGAAAGGATCTAGCGCCTTTACCTGGTCTTCCAAGAGATATAGATCAACCTCTCGTAGAAATCGACTTCTATTGGGCTGGGAAAAATAAAGCAAGGCTTTTAGAAGCCCTTAATAAAGCTATTCCAAGGCTTGCAGGTTAA
- a CDS encoding ABC transporter ATP-binding protein gives MVKVYVENIVKKFGEVVALNHITQEFADKALSSMVGPSGCGKTTLLRVISGLYDPDEGDVYFDNEKVTNKPPFKRQIGLVFQDYALFPHMTVYENIAYGLKIRKLPKKEIDKKVKEVLEFVKLPGIEKRYPHQLSGGQQQRVALARTLVTEPKVLLLDEPLSNLDAQIRIIVRGELKQIQKQLGITAIYVTHDQVEAMSISDYIAIMKDGQIVQVGTPIEIYRRPKNEFVASFIGQCNFLDGKVTSIEGLKATIETPEGEIKALIPDETFKEGDSVLVVLRPEYIEMQPIKESSKSFIKGKVRVALYQGGTTRFTIDLPTGKSIIVDSSDPLILEKIKEGDYVSLTFKEELIHLIKK, from the coding sequence TTGGTTAAAGTTTATGTAGAAAATATAGTTAAAAAGTTTGGTGAAGTAGTAGCTTTAAACCATATAACACAAGAGTTTGCTGATAAAGCTTTAAGTAGCATGGTTGGTCCAAGCGGTTGCGGAAAAACAACTCTTCTTAGAGTTATTTCAGGGCTTTATGACCCAGATGAAGGCGATGTATATTTTGACAATGAAAAAGTAACTAATAAACCTCCATTTAAAAGACAAATTGGATTAGTTTTTCAAGATTATGCTCTTTTCCCACATATGACTGTTTATGAAAATATAGCTTATGGCTTAAAAATTAGGAAGCTTCCAAAAAAGGAGATAGATAAAAAAGTTAAAGAAGTGCTAGAATTTGTTAAGCTTCCAGGAATTGAAAAAAGATATCCTCACCAGTTAAGTGGCGGTCAACAACAAAGAGTAGCTTTAGCTAGAACATTAGTTACTGAACCTAAAGTCCTTCTTTTAGATGAACCACTAAGCAATTTAGATGCTCAAATAAGAATTATTGTTAGAGGAGAACTTAAACAAATTCAAAAGCAATTAGGAATAACAGCTATTTACGTAACTCATGATCAAGTTGAAGCTATGAGCATATCTGATTATATAGCTATAATGAAGGATGGTCAAATAGTTCAAGTAGGTACTCCAATAGAAATATATAGGAGACCAAAGAATGAATTTGTAGCAAGCTTTATAGGGCAATGCAACTTTTTAGATGGAAAAGTAACGAGTATTGAAGGTTTAAAAGCAACAATTGAAACTCCAGAAGGTGAGATAAAAGCTTTAATTCCAGATGAAACCTTTAAAGAAGGAGATTCTGTACTTGTGGTTTTAAGGCCAGAGTATATTGAGATGCAACCAATAAAAGAATCTTCAAAAAGCTTCATTAAAGGTAAAGTTAGAGTAGCTCTTTATCAAGGTGGAACAACAAGATTTACAATTGATTTACCTACAGGAAAATCTATAATAGTTGATTCTTCAGATCCATTAATTCTTGAAAAAATTAAAGAAGGCGATTATGTAAGCTTAACCTTTAAGGAAGAATTAATTCACTTAATAAAAAAATAA
- a CDS encoding ABC transporter ATP-binding protein produces the protein MPHVKLRNVVKQFDKVIVVDHISFDVERGDFFTMLGPSGCGKTTTLRMISGFYEPDEGEIYINDKIVNHIPPEKRNCGFVFQSYALFPHMTVFDNVAYGLKIRKIPKDEIKKRVKEALSIVGLAGYESRRPDQLSGGEQQRVALARVLVINPEVLLLDEPLSNLDAKLRVHMRSELRKIQRSLGITTIYVTHDQAEALSMSTKIAVMNKGRIEQIGTPIEIYGCPKTKFVADFMGLSNIFPAKILQSSGELKLIETEFGTFNVKASESFSENESIYLLIRPEAIELEKSEVNEPLKKNELYGKIIEASFVGGVAKYTIDIKNNLSLTVSMQDPLSKGIIKEGVNVKVKIPETGFVILKP, from the coding sequence TTGCCCCATGTAAAATTAAGAAATGTTGTAAAACAATTTGATAAAGTAATTGTTGTGGACCATATATCGTTTGATGTTGAGCGAGGCGACTTCTTTACTATGCTTGGTCCAAGCGGTTGTGGAAAAACTACTACCCTAAGAATGATTTCAGGTTTCTATGAACCTGATGAAGGTGAAATTTATATAAATGATAAAATTGTTAACCATATTCCACCTGAAAAGAGAAATTGTGGTTTCGTTTTTCAAAGTTACGCTCTTTTTCCGCATATGACGGTATTCGATAATGTAGCTTATGGATTAAAGATTCGTAAAATTCCTAAAGATGAAATAAAAAAGAGAGTTAAAGAAGCTTTAAGCATAGTTGGTCTTGCGGGTTACGAATCTAGAAGACCTGATCAACTTAGTGGTGGAGAACAGCAAAGAGTTGCTCTTGCAAGAGTTTTAGTTATAAATCCTGAAGTTCTTCTTTTAGATGAGCCTTTAAGCAATTTAGATGCTAAACTTAGAGTTCATATGAGAAGTGAATTAAGAAAAATTCAACGATCTTTAGGAATAACAACTATTTATGTAACTCATGATCAAGCTGAAGCTTTAAGCATGTCAACTAAAATAGCTGTAATGAATAAAGGTCGAATAGAACAAATAGGAACACCTATAGAAATCTATGGTTGTCCAAAAACAAAATTTGTAGCTGATTTTATGGGTTTATCAAATATATTTCCAGCTAAAATTCTTCAATCATCAGGTGAACTTAAGCTTATAGAAACGGAATTTGGGACTTTCAATGTTAAGGCTTCAGAAAGCTTTTCAGAAAATGAATCAATTTATTTACTTATAAGACCGGAAGCTATTGAGTTGGAGAAGAGTGAAGTTAATGAACCGTTAAAAAAGAATGAGCTTTACGGAAAAATTATTGAAGCAAGCTTTGTAGGCGGTGTAGCCAAGTACACAATTGATATTAAAAATAACTTATCTTTAACAGTTAGCATGCAAGATCCCTTATCAAAAGGTATAATTAAGGAAGGAGTTAATGTTAAAGTTAAAATTCCAGAAACAGGATTTGTAATCCTTAAACCTTAA
- a CDS encoding iron ABC transporter permease, with protein sequence MKVVKRYLKEPVVLFLTLLMIILLILFVAYPMISMLQTSFFENGKFTTYYYSKLLTDRGLYISIPNSFRVSIISTVFAVIIGFLLAYTIARTNVPGKTFISMAALIPLVAPPYISALSMILLFGPNGLLLKTKIYGMWGIILAQTFSWLPVAFLMIYSTFVSIPVSLEDAGATLGANGSYVFRTITIPLMMPALVSAFLTLFMLNMADFGNPIIIGGGYSVLATRIFIEVEGLQRFGAASVLGVLLLAIAVPAYLLSKYSTRKSYAIITGKPSKIEPKPTKPIIKYTLGAFSYGVVAFILLIYATVIYGSFVKIWGYDFTFTTKNYYTLTMGGMGVVWTSFKVAITAALITGFLGLIIAWLLVKKNPPAKHFFEYLTLTPLIIPGTVMGLGYAIAFNKSPLLLTGTLWILILSVVFRELPVAVLSNESVLKQISSSLEDASASLGGGTLRTLFKIIFPLARNGFFSGFVYTFMQGMITLSAVVFLFTGKTMLASIAIVFQAEAGRIGYACALSTVLIATVLASLIIFRILAGKKGLEMFSFGIGG encoded by the coding sequence TTGAAAGTTGTTAAACGATATTTAAAGGAACCCGTCGTATTGTTTTTAACGTTATTAATGATTATTCTTCTTATTTTATTTGTTGCATACCCAATGATTTCTATGCTTCAAACAAGTTTTTTTGAAAATGGTAAATTTACTACTTATTATTATAGTAAATTGTTAACCGATAGGGGTTTATATATATCTATTCCAAATAGTTTTAGAGTTTCAATAATCTCTACAGTATTTGCTGTAATTATAGGTTTTCTATTAGCATATACAATTGCTCGCACAAATGTGCCTGGAAAAACCTTTATAAGCATGGCTGCTTTAATTCCGCTTGTAGCTCCACCATACATTTCAGCTTTATCAATGATTTTGTTATTTGGTCCTAACGGGCTTTTACTTAAAACTAAAATCTACGGCATGTGGGGAATAATTTTAGCTCAAACATTTTCTTGGCTTCCAGTAGCTTTCTTAATGATTTATTCAACTTTTGTTTCTATACCAGTTAGCCTTGAAGATGCTGGAGCAACTTTAGGAGCTAATGGATCATATGTTTTTAGAACTATAACTATTCCATTAATGATGCCTGCTTTAGTATCAGCTTTTCTAACACTTTTTATGCTTAACATGGCGGATTTTGGAAATCCAATAATTATTGGAGGTGGGTACAGTGTTTTAGCTACGAGAATCTTTATTGAAGTTGAAGGTCTTCAAAGATTTGGAGCAGCCTCTGTTTTAGGTGTCCTATTATTGGCTATAGCTGTTCCAGCTTATTTACTATCTAAATATTCTACAAGAAAATCTTACGCTATAATTACTGGTAAACCAAGTAAAATTGAGCCTAAACCAACTAAACCAATAATTAAATATACGCTTGGGGCATTTTCTTATGGAGTAGTTGCATTTATACTATTGATTTATGCAACAGTAATTTATGGAAGTTTTGTTAAAATTTGGGGTTACGACTTCACGTTTACAACTAAAAATTATTATACTTTAACTATGGGTGGAATGGGTGTAGTTTGGACAAGTTTTAAAGTAGCTATTACAGCTGCTTTAATAACTGGATTTTTAGGTTTAATAATTGCATGGCTTCTTGTAAAAAAGAATCCTCCAGCAAAACATTTCTTTGAATACTTAACTTTAACACCATTAATTATTCCTGGAACTGTTATGGGGCTTGGTTACGCCATAGCCTTTAATAAATCTCCTTTACTTTTAACAGGAACATTATGGATTCTTATACTTTCAGTAGTTTTTAGGGAGTTACCTGTGGCTGTTTTATCTAATGAAAGTGTTTTAAAGCAAATTTCATCTTCTCTTGAAGATGCTTCAGCAAGTTTAGGCGGTGGCACATTAAGAACATTATTTAAAATAATTTTTCCTTTAGCTAGAAATGGCTTCTTTAGCGGTTTTGTTTACACATTTATGCAAGGAATGATAACTTTAAGCGCTGTAGTTTTTCTTTTTACAGGAAAAACAATGTTAGCTTCTATAGCTATAGTTTTTCAAGCTGAAGCAGGTAGAATAGGATATGCATGCGCTTTATCAACCGTTTTAATAGCAACAGTTTTAGCTTCACTTATTATATTTAGAATTTTAGCTGGAAAGAAAGGTTTAGAAATGTTTTCTTTTGGAATAGGGGGATGA